A section of the Methanoculleus taiwanensis genome encodes:
- a CDS encoding SIMPL domain-containing protein, which produces MRVKLALLATALLVLSAAVIGNVAAQPEDPNEKYIYTSGTGKVTTTPNQATVSLAVETENADVATAQQENARQMDAVIAALKAAGIPAEKIKTTGYTITPVTEDTTSATWMSSKVKFYRVTNTVRVTLDEVNRVGEIIDIAIANGANRVNHIEFTVSDDRQQELRSQALTAAVQQARGDADAVAAALGKTIIDVKEVNVGGSYIPVMYDAARSYYSGAAEKAMGVPTPIEVGEMDVTATVSVTYIIV; this is translated from the coding sequence ATGCGGGTAAAACTTGCGCTACTGGCAACAGCTCTTCTGGTGCTCTCCGCTGCAGTCATCGGCAATGTTGCAGCACAGCCCGAAGATCCAAACGAGAAGTACATCTACACATCAGGCACCGGGAAAGTGACCACGACCCCGAACCAGGCGACCGTCTCCCTCGCTGTCGAGACCGAGAACGCCGACGTCGCGACGGCACAGCAGGAGAACGCACGACAGATGGACGCAGTCATCGCCGCCCTGAAGGCAGCAGGCATTCCGGCCGAGAAGATCAAGACGACCGGGTATACCATCACCCCGGTGACCGAGGATACCACGAGCGCCACCTGGATGAGTTCGAAGGTCAAGTTCTATCGGGTGACGAACACGGTGCGGGTAACACTGGATGAGGTGAACCGGGTAGGGGAGATCATCGATATCGCCATCGCGAACGGTGCGAACCGGGTTAACCATATCGAGTTCACCGTCAGTGACGACCGGCAGCAGGAGCTCCGCTCCCAGGCGCTGACCGCCGCCGTGCAGCAGGCACGGGGCGATGCCGACGCCGTTGCGGCAGCACTCGGCAAGACGATCATCGATGTGAAAGAGGTCAACGTCGGCGGCAGTTACATTCCCGTCATGTATGACGCAGCCAGATCGTACTACAGCGGTGCCGCCGAGAAGGCAATGGGCGTGCCCACCCCGATCGAGGTCGGCGAGATGGATGTGACGGCAACGGTCTCGGTCACCTATATCATCGTCTGA
- a CDS encoding potassium channel family protein: MLTSIVLIAGVHAVSDSRRALIVAALFASAALLSGWLYVVTDIPALNVAENAISLIFYTHTTIIILTVVLRSRAITTDTIYGAICVYLLIGLTYANGYTFIETMNPGSFYASAVHEPGGRLAFPDLLYYSFVTMTTLGYGDITPITNQARSLAMLEAVSGVLYVAVLISRLIGSLGRSSGSDGDEEQKK; encoded by the coding sequence GTCCATGCCGTCAGCGACAGCAGAAGGGCACTTATCGTGGCCGCCCTCTTTGCGTCGGCGGCGCTGCTCTCCGGGTGGCTGTACGTCGTTACCGACATCCCCGCTCTCAACGTCGCTGAAAACGCCATTTCTCTCATCTTCTACACACATACCACCATCATAATCCTTACCGTCGTCCTGCGGTCGCGGGCGATCACCACCGATACCATCTACGGAGCGATCTGCGTCTACCTCCTCATCGGGCTGACCTATGCCAACGGATACACCTTCATCGAGACCATGAACCCCGGTTCATTCTATGCCAGTGCCGTACACGAACCGGGCGGCAGGTTAGCGTTCCCGGATCTCCTCTACTACAGTTTCGTTACTATGACGACGCTCGGGTACGGCGACATCACGCCGATCACCAACCAGGCCCGGTCGCTCGCCATGCTCGAAGCGGTGAGCGGAGTCCTCTACGTCGCCGTCCTCATCTCACGGCTCATCGGGTCGCTCGGCAGGTCATCGGGCTCTGATGGCGACGAAGAGCAAAAAAAGTGA